One segment of Variovorax sp. PAMC28562 DNA contains the following:
- the dapC gene encoding succinyldiaminopimelate transaminase codes for MNPLLAKLQPYPFERLRKLFEGVTPNPAFKPISLGIGEPKHPTPQFIKDALTQGLGALSAYPATAGDLKLRTAFTDWLQRRYGVTLDPATQALPVNGTREALFSLTQTVVDGTRSPAPIVISPNPFYQIYEGSALLAGAETWYAPSDPARNFAVDWDSVPADIWARTQLVFACSPGNPTGAVMPLDEWKKLFALSDRYGFVIASDECYSEIYFRDEPPLGGLEAAAKLGRADFKNLIAMTSLSKRSNVPGMRSGFVAGDVDVIKSFLLYRTYHGSAMSGAVGAASIAAWGDETHVIDNRALYRSKFATVTPLLEAVLDVRLPDAAFYLWAGLPDAWKGDQTGDDEGFARALYAQYNVTVLPGSYLARDSQGINPGRGRIRMALVADTAECVEAAGRIVQFVQKGR; via the coding sequence ATGAATCCCCTGCTCGCCAAACTGCAGCCCTACCCGTTCGAGCGCCTGCGAAAGCTGTTCGAGGGCGTCACTCCCAACCCGGCATTCAAGCCCATCAGCCTCGGCATCGGCGAGCCGAAACATCCCACGCCGCAGTTCATCAAGGACGCGCTGACGCAGGGTCTTGGCGCACTGTCTGCCTACCCAGCGACTGCGGGCGACCTGAAGCTGCGGACCGCCTTCACCGACTGGCTGCAGCGCCGTTACGGCGTGACGCTCGATCCGGCGACGCAGGCTCTGCCCGTCAATGGCACGCGCGAGGCGCTGTTCTCGCTCACGCAAACAGTGGTCGACGGCACACGTTCTCCCGCGCCCATCGTGATCTCGCCCAATCCGTTCTATCAAATCTATGAAGGTTCGGCCTTGCTGGCGGGCGCCGAGACCTGGTACGCGCCGAGCGATCCGGCGCGCAATTTCGCGGTCGACTGGGACAGCGTTCCGGCCGACATCTGGGCGCGCACGCAACTCGTTTTCGCGTGTTCGCCGGGCAACCCTACCGGCGCAGTGATGCCGCTCGACGAATGGAAGAAGCTCTTCGCCTTGTCTGATCGCTACGGCTTCGTGATCGCGTCAGACGAGTGCTACAGCGAGATCTATTTCCGGGACGAGCCGCCGCTCGGCGGACTCGAGGCGGCTGCCAAGTTGGGTCGTGCCGACTTCAAGAACCTGATCGCTATGACATCTTTGTCAAAGCGCAGCAATGTGCCGGGCATGCGCAGTGGTTTTGTTGCCGGCGATGTCGACGTCATCAAGAGCTTTCTCCTGTACCGGACGTACCACGGCAGCGCCATGAGCGGTGCCGTGGGCGCGGCCAGCATCGCGGCCTGGGGCGACGAGACGCATGTGATCGACAACCGCGCCCTGTACCGCAGCAAGTTCGCCACGGTGACGCCGCTGCTCGAAGCCGTGCTCGACGTGCGCTTGCCCGACGCGGCCTTTTACCTGTGGGCCGGCCTGCCCGACGCCTGGAAAGGCGACCAGACCGGCGACGATGAAGGCTTCGCGCGGGCGCTGTACGCTCAATACAATGTGACGGTTTTGCCAGGGAGCTACCTGGCACGCGATTCGCAGGGCATCAACCCGGGCCGGGGTCGCATCCGCATGGCGCTGGTCGCAGACACCGCCGAGTGCGTCGAAGCCGCCGGCCGCATCGTTCAGTTCGTTCAAAAAGGCCGCTGA
- a CDS encoding LysM peptidoglycan-binding domain-containing protein, translated as MTSQTVGELFVQRQLIVNGEVLGRYGATADHSYDGTVFAQMGTFFKSDSEFSFGYQPIDGNYPAGSPGTYAVAAGDTLQTIAKGAYGDANLWYLIADANGLSSNGDLRAGQVLTIPTAVGSANSANTFRPYDPSRITGNTSPTLMAQPQDKGGCGAIGTIIVVIVAVVVAIFAPELIPAIGQLGGVLGGAASAALGSVASQAVGVAIGAQDSFSWKGVALAAVSGGISGGLSGVDFTGSGTVSSIGNRIIQSAAGNALTQGVGVATGLQSSFSWRSVAASAVSAGVGQGINEAMGSRVRQLIAGWVLRLQYKQRLSAPFSIFW; from the coding sequence TTGACCAGCCAAACGGTTGGCGAACTTTTCGTACAGCGGCAGCTGATCGTCAACGGCGAGGTGCTGGGGCGCTACGGGGCCACGGCGGACCACAGCTACGACGGCACGGTGTTCGCCCAGATGGGGACATTTTTCAAGTCAGACAGCGAGTTCAGTTTCGGGTACCAGCCGATCGATGGCAACTACCCGGCCGGCAGTCCGGGCACCTATGCGGTGGCCGCGGGGGACACGCTGCAGACGATCGCCAAGGGGGCCTATGGGGATGCGAACCTCTGGTACCTGATTGCGGACGCCAACGGGTTGTCGAGCAACGGGGACTTGCGGGCCGGGCAGGTGCTGACGATTCCCACTGCGGTGGGCAGTGCGAACAGCGCCAACACCTTCAGGCCTTACGACCCGAGCAGGATCACGGGGAATACGAGTCCGACCTTGATGGCGCAGCCGCAGGACAAGGGCGGCTGTGGGGCCATCGGGACGATCATCGTGGTGATCGTGGCGGTGGTGGTGGCGATCTTTGCGCCGGAGCTGATTCCGGCCATCGGCCAACTCGGCGGTGTGCTGGGTGGTGCGGCGTCGGCGGCCCTCGGCTCGGTGGCCAGTCAGGCGGTGGGGGTCGCCATCGGTGCGCAGGACTCGTTCAGCTGGAAGGGCGTGGCATTGGCCGCGGTCAGCGGAGGCATCTCGGGTGGGCTGAGCGGCGTGGACTTCACAGGGAGTGGCACCGTCAGTTCGATCGGCAATCGCATTATTCAGAGTGCTGCGGGCAATGCTTTGACCCAAGGCGTCGGTGTCGCCACCGGCCTGCAGTCGAGCTTCTCATGGCGCTCTGTAGCGGCCTCTGCAGTGAGCGCTGGCGTGGGTCAGGGGATCAATGAGGCCATGGGCTCCCGAGTTCGACAGTTAATCGCTGGCTGGGTGCTTCGACTCCAATATAAACAACGACTTAGCGCTCCATTTTCGATATTCTGGTAA
- a CDS encoding IS1634 family transposase, with amino-acid sequence MFIKVTRSGPRQYVQLVEAYRDDSGRPKQRTVATLGRLDQMDSGLESVISGLLRVTGQPVGSPATSPATSPAVSRRLSGASGAAAQPVVHFESARDFGDVWALTQLWNSLGFDRLRTLFRRTRHTIDVEALIRVMVLNRLCDPDSKLGVLRWVETVSLPGIMCESITHQHLLRAMDALVDSHEEVEAVLAGLLRPLVDQDLAIVFYDMTTIRASGLSQQEGDLRHFGIAKEGLIARQVMLGVVQTAQGLPLYHEVFDGNTAEVTTLKPIIEKIVQRLPVKRVIAVADRGLLSSDNLADLQAITLPGGGQLEFILAVPGRRYADFIDLLGPLHAAQCADAPSEVVTETRWNDLRLVVAHDPQVALEAGAKRDRRIEALEQQAAQWTGKLDAQDSAKDSRKDSKNNSDQALVKKVRGRKLSDGGARARFYHEVCEAHLARIVKVDLKSELFSYGIDERALAHARLMDGKLLLVTNVADLAPEDVVRRYKSLADIERGFRVLKSEIEIGPIYHRLPGRIRAHAAICFMALILYRVMRTRLHASDTALSPERALAQLRRIQHHRITLNDSQPVAGLSSVTTQHAAILAALDIPKPNLDTQLTLL; translated from the coding sequence GTGTTCATCAAAGTCACCCGCTCCGGCCCGCGCCAATACGTCCAACTCGTCGAAGCCTATCGCGACGATTCCGGACGCCCCAAGCAGCGCACCGTGGCCACCCTGGGTCGACTCGACCAGATGGACAGCGGCCTCGAGTCCGTCATCTCCGGCCTGCTGCGTGTCACCGGTCAGCCCGTTGGCTCGCCTGCTACTTCACCCGCTACATCACCCGCTGTCTCACGCAGGCTGAGCGGCGCGTCTGGTGCTGCAGCGCAACCAGTCGTGCACTTCGAATCGGCACGCGACTTCGGCGACGTCTGGGCTCTCACGCAGCTGTGGAATTCGCTCGGCTTCGATCGTCTGCGAACGCTGTTCCGGCGCACCCGCCACACCATCGACGTCGAGGCCCTGATCCGCGTGATGGTGCTCAACCGCCTGTGCGATCCGGACTCCAAACTCGGCGTGCTGCGCTGGGTCGAGACCGTCAGCCTGCCCGGCATCATGTGCGAGTCGATCACCCACCAGCACCTGCTGCGTGCCATGGACGCGCTGGTCGACAGCCACGAGGAAGTCGAGGCGGTGCTCGCCGGCTTGCTGCGCCCGCTGGTCGATCAGGATCTGGCCATCGTGTTCTACGACATGACCACCATCCGTGCCAGCGGCCTGTCGCAGCAGGAAGGCGACTTGCGCCACTTCGGCATAGCCAAGGAAGGGCTCATCGCCCGCCAGGTCATGCTCGGCGTGGTGCAGACCGCCCAGGGCCTGCCGCTGTACCACGAGGTGTTCGATGGCAACACGGCCGAGGTGACCACGCTCAAGCCCATCATCGAGAAGATCGTGCAGCGCTTGCCCGTCAAGCGCGTCATTGCCGTGGCCGATCGCGGGCTGCTCTCGAGCGACAACCTGGCAGATTTGCAGGCCATCACTTTGCCAGGTGGGGGTCAGCTGGAATTCATCCTGGCCGTGCCAGGACGACGTTATGCGGACTTCATCGATCTGCTGGGTCCACTGCATGCGGCGCAGTGCGCCGATGCGCCGTCCGAGGTGGTCACCGAGACGCGCTGGAACGACTTGCGCCTGGTGGTTGCACACGATCCGCAGGTTGCGTTGGAGGCCGGTGCCAAGCGCGACCGGCGCATCGAGGCACTGGAGCAGCAGGCCGCGCAATGGACGGGCAAGCTCGATGCGCAGGACAGCGCAAAGGACAGCCGGAAAGACAGCAAAAACAACAGCGATCAGGCCCTCGTCAAAAAGGTTCGCGGCCGCAAGCTGTCTGACGGCGGTGCACGGGCGCGCTTCTATCACGAGGTGTGCGAGGCCCATCTGGCACGCATCGTCAAGGTCGATCTCAAGAGTGAGCTGTTCAGCTACGGCATCGATGAGCGCGCCCTGGCGCACGCGCGTCTGATGGACGGCAAGCTGCTGCTGGTGACCAATGTCGCCGATCTCGCGCCTGAGGATGTGGTGCGGCGATACAAGTCACTGGCCGACATCGAACGAGGGTTTCGAGTCCTGAAATCGGAGATTGAGATCGGACCCATTTATCACCGGCTGCCCGGACGCATCCGGGCGCACGCGGCAATCTGCTTCATGGCGCTGATCCTGTACCGGGTGATGCGCACCCGCCTGCACGCAAGTGACACGGCGCTATCACCCGAGCGGGCATTGGCACAACTGCGCCGCATTCAGCATCACCGCATCACTCTGAACGACAGCCAGCCGGTGGCCGGACTGTCGTCGGTCACCACACAACATGCCGCCATCCTGGCGGCACTGGACATCCCAAAACCCAATCTCGATACCCAACTGACCCTGTTGTAG